Proteins from one Juglans microcarpa x Juglans regia isolate MS1-56 chromosome 1S, Jm3101_v1.0, whole genome shotgun sequence genomic window:
- the LOC121247228 gene encoding LOW QUALITY PROTEIN: 3-methyl-2-oxobutanoate hydroxymethyltransferase 1, mitochondrial (The sequence of the model RefSeq protein was modified relative to this genomic sequence to represent the inferred CDS: inserted 1 base in 1 codon): protein MAVFFSALSRTKSALRSHSVFLRCMSNXPENTVYGGPKPQNPNQRVTLTHLRQKHRKGQPITVVTAYDYPSAVHLDTAGIDVCLVGDSAAMVVHGHDTTLPISLDEMLVHCRAVARGAKRPLLVGDLPFGTYESSTSQAVDTAVRVLKEGGMDAIKLEGGSPSRITAAKGIVEAGIAVMGHVGLTPQAISVLGGFRPQGKSVASAVKVVETALALQESGCFSVVLECVPPPVAAAATSALRIPTIGIGAGPFCSGQVLVYHDLLGMLQHPHHAKVTPKFCKQYAGVGDVINKALLEYKEEVTNRSFPGPAHSPYKISPSDVNGFLNELQKLGLDNAASAAAEAAEKIGRAESSGDGSTASD, encoded by the exons ATGGCTGTCTTCTTCTCCGCCCTCTCTAGAACTAAGTCCGCCCTGAGATCCCATTCCGTTTTCCTCCGCTGCATGAGCA ATCCCGAGAACACCGTCTATGGTGGTCCAAAGCCCCAGAATCCCAATCAAAGAGTCACTCTGACCCACTTAAGGCAAAAGCACCGCAAGGGCCAACCCATAACGGTCGTCACAGCCTACGATTACCCGTCCGCGGTGCACCTTGACACCGCCGGCATCGACGTGTGTCTCGTCGGCGATTCCGCCGCCATGGTCGTCCACGGTCACGACACCACCCTCCCTATCTCGCTCGACGAGATGCTTGTCCATTGCCGCGCCGTGGCTCGTGGCGCTAAACGGCCCCTCCTCGTCGGGGACTTGCCGTTTGGGACCTACGAATCCAGCACCAGTCAG GCAGTTGATACGGCGGTGAGGGTTTTAAAGGAAGGAGGAATGGATGCGATAAAATTGGAAGGAGGGTCACCCTCGAGAATCACCGCGGCAAAAGGTATTGTTGAAGCTGGAATTGCAGTGATGGGGCATGTGGGACTCACCCCTCAGGCCATTAGCGTTCTTGGGGGATTCAGGCCTCAGGGAAAGAGTGTTGCCTCTGCTGTCAAg GTTGTGGAGACTGCTCTGGCTTTGCAGGAATCAGGGTGTTTTTCTGTTGTTTTGGAATGCGTGCCTCCACCAGTGGCTGCTGCAGCTACGTCAGCTCTTCGGATTCCTACAATTGGTATTGGCGCTGGACCTTTTTGCAGCGGACAG GTTCTTGTTTACCATGATTTGCTTGGAATGCTTCAGCACCCCCATCATGCCAAG GTTACTCCAAAGTTCTGTAAGCAGTATGCAGGTGTTGGAGATGTCATCAACAAAGCACTATTGGAGTACAAGGAAGAAGTGACCAATCGTTCTTTTCCCGGTCCTGCCCACAGCCCCTACAAAATAAGTCCCAGTGATGTTAATGGTTTTTTGAATGAGTTGCAGAAGTTAGGTTTGGACAATGCAGCATCTGCAGCAGCTGAAGCGGCTGAGAAGATTGGTAGGGCTGAGTCCTCTGGTGATGGAAGCACAGCAAGCGATTGA
- the LOC121246161 gene encoding WRKY transcription factor 22-like, whose amino-acid sequence MEEDWDLQAVVRGCASTSATSSSSSSSSSTTTAASFLGSFHSDSWISSFGGEDVGRLFSFPDPFEATHVSEELHELYKPFFPKSQPLSPQTSPISPLISSLSSFSASSKAKTQQQQQQQQQQQQQQQPKQSQACSGTNPRSKRRKNLLKKVCQVPAEGLSSDIWAWRKYGQKPIKGSPYPRGYYRCSSSKGCLARKQVERNRSDPGMFIVTYTAEHNHPAPTHRNSLAGSTRQKPLTTQTVTAGESKRPNSAKPYSPANSMEDELALPQSTTTDSKEDSREEREDLLEEEEEDDEFGISDVALSDDFFVGLEGIVGPEAGDYFSDNLPATFVLPNWVTNNAG is encoded by the exons ATGGAAGAAGATTGGGATCTGCAAGCTGTTGTCAGAGGCTGTGCCTCCACCAGCGctacctcctcctcctcctcctcatcctcctccaccaccactGCTGCTTCTTTTTTGGGAAGTTTTCATTCTGATTCTTGGATTTCTTCTTTTGGTGGTGAAGATGTAGGCAGGCTTTTCTCATTCCCAGACCCTTTTGAAGCAACGCATGTTTCTGAGGAATTGCATGAACTTTACAAGCCTTTCTTCCCCAAATCCCAGCCTCTCTCTCCACAAACCTCACCCATCTCACCCTTGATCTCTTCCCTTTCCTCTTTCTCTGCATCATCCAAGGCCAAAacacagcagcagcagcagcagcagcaacaacaacaacaacaacaacagccTAAGCAGTCTCAAGCATGTTCTGGGACCAATCCGAGGTCCAAAAGAAG GAAGAACCTACTTAAGAAAGTTTGCCAAGTACCGGCAGAGGGTCTTTCTTCAGACATCTGGGCTTGGCGTAAATATGGTCAAAAACCCATCAAAGGTTCCCCATATCCGAG GGGCTATTACAGATGTAGCAGCTCGAAGGGATGCTTGGCCCGGAAACAAGTGGAGAGGAACAGATCCGACCCAGGAATGTTCATAGTAACGTACACAGCTGAGCACAACCACCCTGCCCCTACGCACCGAAACTCACTCGCCGGATCCACTCGCCAGAAGCCCTTGACGACCCAAACTGTCACAGCCGGGGAGTCCAAAAGACCCAACTCAGCCAAGCCCTATTCGCCGGCAAACTCCATGGAGGACGAGCTTGCTTTGCCCCAGAGTACAACCACCGACAGCAAGGAGGATAGcagggaagagagagaagatctactggaggaggaggaagaagacgacGAGTTTGGGATCTCGGATGTGGCTCTCAGCGATGATTTCTTCGTGGGTTTGGAGGGGATAGTCGGTCCGGAAGCCGGAGACTACTTCTCCGATAACTTGCCGGCGACCTTTGTGCTTCCCAACTGGGTGACCAACAATGCAGGTTGA